One window from the genome of Streptococcus parasanguinis encodes:
- a CDS encoding TIGR01212 family radical SAM protein (This family includes YhcC from E. coli K-12, an uncharacterized radical SAM protein.): MKGMKSYNTLNDYYRTLFGEKTFKVPIDAGFDCPNRDGTVAHGGCTFCTVSGSGDAIVAPEAPIREQFYKEIDFMHRKWPDVEKYLVYFQNFTNTHDKVEVIRERYEQAINEPGVVGINIGTRPDCLPDETLAYLAELTERMHVTIELGLQTTYEATSELINRAHSYDLYVETVKRIRKQVPKAEIVSHLINGLPGETHEMMVENVRRCVTDNEIDGIKLHLLHLMTNTRMQRDYHEGRLQLMSQEEYVKVICDQLEIIPKHIVIHRITGDAPRDMLIGPMWSLNKWEVLNAIETEMRRRGSTQGCKLEEKETADASTT, translated from the coding sequence ATGAAGGGTATGAAATCCTACAATACTTTGAATGATTATTATCGAACCTTATTTGGAGAAAAGACCTTTAAAGTCCCTATTGATGCGGGCTTTGATTGTCCCAATCGAGACGGAACAGTCGCCCACGGTGGCTGTACTTTTTGTACGGTCTCGGGTTCAGGAGATGCCATTGTGGCCCCAGAAGCTCCAATTCGAGAACAGTTTTACAAAGAGATTGATTTTATGCATCGGAAATGGCCAGATGTGGAGAAGTACCTGGTCTATTTTCAAAATTTTACCAATACCCACGATAAAGTGGAAGTCATTCGAGAGCGGTATGAACAGGCCATCAATGAACCAGGAGTGGTAGGAATCAACATTGGTACGCGTCCGGACTGTTTACCAGATGAGACCTTGGCCTACCTAGCAGAGCTGACAGAGCGCATGCATGTGACGATTGAGTTGGGGCTTCAGACGACTTATGAAGCGACTTCTGAATTGATCAATCGGGCCCATAGTTATGATCTCTATGTTGAAACAGTCAAGCGGATTCGCAAACAGGTGCCGAAGGCTGAGATTGTCTCCCATTTGATCAATGGCCTTCCTGGGGAGACGCATGAGATGATGGTGGAAAATGTTCGCCGTTGTGTGACCGATAATGAAATTGATGGCATCAAGTTACACCTCTTGCATTTGATGACCAATACACGGATGCAACGGGACTATCATGAAGGACGACTTCAACTCATGAGCCAGGAGGAGTATGTCAAGGTCATCTGTGACCAGTTGGAGATCATCCCCAAACACATTGTCATCCACCGGATTACAGGGGACGCGCCACGGGATATGTTGATTGGCCCTATGTGGAGCCTCAACAAATGGGAAGTCCTAAACGCCATTGAAACTGAAATGCGTCGGCGTGGAAGTACCCAAGGATGTAAGCTAGAAGAAAAGGAGACTGCTGATGCTTCGACCACTTGA